One region of Triticum aestivum cultivar Chinese Spring chromosome 6B, IWGSC CS RefSeq v2.1, whole genome shotgun sequence genomic DNA includes:
- the LOC123136528 gene encoding BRAP2 RING ZnF UBP domain-containing protein 2, with protein MANAGDPASLPPSASPSSSTRALESVPFSSGNPRIEETRGVVLLHPDPPAAAAAASSSHLPAERKPQVFVPSVPNHMTYADFCRFCGSFVPHMLEMRIVRIDGAEDQYSVLIKFDTLSSTDSFYKHFNGKQFSSLEGDVSHVRFVEDVHYTQLIEHAHSSITSSAEQPTCPVCLERLDQDPGGILTTICNHSFHCSCISKWTDSSCPVCRYCQQQPEKSMCSVCGTSENLWICLICGNVGCGRYKGGHAIEHWKETEHCYSLELETQKVWDYAGDNYVHRLIQSKTDGKLVEYNCYGGHEADGICSICSGDAGMDEALLNSKVEAIVEEYNDLLTSQLDKQRNYYESLLSEVKEENEKEISAATSKAVSMMKLQKLQAKLDKCLEEKSFLDDINANLVKNQEMWKERVRKVQEREQAALKLKDEKIEKLEAELRDLIAHIECQNAVAAAPGSISSDIQGGTILPGPSAPSSSSSPVRPTKDRKRN; from the exons ATGGCGAACGCCGGCGATCccgcctccctccccccttccGCGTCTCCCTCCTCGTCCACGCGCGCGCTCGAGTCGGTCCCCTTCTCCTCCGGGAACCCCCGCATCGAGGAGACCCGcggcgtcgtcctcctccaccccgacccacccgccgctgccgccgccgcctcgtcatcTCATCTTCCG GCAGAGAGGAAGCCGCAGGTGTTCGTGCCTTCGGTGCCCAACCACATGACCTACGCGGACTTCTGCCGCTTCTGCGGCTCCTTCGTCCCCCACATGCTCGAGATGCGCATCGTCAG GATTGATGGAGCGGAGGACCAGTATAGCGTTCTCATAAAGTTTGACACTCTGAGCTCCACCGATAGCTTCTACAAGCACTTCAATGGAAAGCAGTTCTCATCACTGGAG GGTGATGTTTCTCATGTACGTTTTGTGGAAGACGTGCACTACACTCAATTGATCGAGCATGCGCATAGCTCGATTACGAGCTCAGCTGAGCAGCCTACCTGCCCAGTGTGTCTAG AGCGACTTGACCAAGATCCTGGAGGCATTCTTACTACAATATGCAACCATTCTTTCCACTGTTCATGCATATCAAAATGGACAGACTCTTCGTGCCCA GTTTGTAGGTATTGTCAGCAGCAACCTGAGAAATCAATGTGTTCTGTTTGTGGAACTTCGGAAAATCTTTGGATTTGTCTAATCTGTGGTAATGTTGGCTGTGGAAG GTACAAAGGTGGTCATGCTATTGAACACTGGAAAGAAACTGAACACTGCTATTCACTTGAATTAGAAACACAGAAGGTTTGGGATTATGCTGGTGACAACTATGTCCATCGTTTGATTCAGTCCAAAACAGATGGTAAACTGGTTGAGTACAATTGCTATGGTGGTCATGAAGCAGATGGTATCTGTTCAATATGCAGTGGTGATGCAGGAATGGATGAAGCTCTACTAAACAGTAAAGTTGAAGct ATTGTTGAAGAGTACAATGATCTCCTCACGTCTCAGCTTGACAAACAAAGAAAT TACTATGAGTCACTTCTGTCAGAAGTCAAAGAGGAGAATGAGAAAGAAATTTCTGCAGCCACTTCGAAAGCTGTGAGCATGATGAAACTCCAAAAGTTACAGGCAAAGCTTGATAAGTGCCTTGAAGAGAAAAGTTTTCTTGATGAC ATCAATGCCAATCTTGTGAAAAATCAGGAGATGTGGAAAGAAAGGGTTCGGAAAGTTCAAGAAAG GGAACAAGCTGCACTTAAATTGAAAGATGAGAAGATTGAGAAGCTGGAGGCGGAG CTAAGAGATTTGATAGCCCATATCGAGTGCCAAAACGCTGTGGCAGCAGCTCCTGGATCAATCTCAAGTGATATACAAGGGGGCACAATTCTTCCTGGACCGTCTGCACCATCCTCGAGCAGCAGCCCTGTTCGCCCCACAAAGGACAGGAAGCGGAATTGA